Proteins found in one Leptospira bouyouniensis genomic segment:
- the efp gene encoding elongation factor P, which produces MNLGITEVKKGMILKIENELYSVVKTEFVNPGKGSAFIRTKLKNIVRDSSIERTFKAAEKLESVDLERRKMQYCYADGDQIIFMDINDYEQIPVSKDYVEDILPFMKEETPVEVSFYNDKPIGVTPPNFAILEVTYAEDGLKGDTTGLALKRVTVETGGEVQVPIFIKQGDTVKIDLRDLSYVERVNK; this is translated from the coding sequence ATGAACTTAGGCATCACAGAAGTAAAAAAAGGAATGATCCTCAAAATAGAAAATGAGCTTTATTCCGTCGTCAAAACAGAATTTGTAAACCCTGGAAAGGGTTCTGCATTCATCCGTACCAAACTTAAAAACATCGTCCGCGATTCTTCAATCGAAAGAACTTTTAAAGCCGCTGAAAAATTGGAAAGTGTGGATTTGGAACGCCGTAAGATGCAGTATTGTTATGCTGACGGTGACCAAATCATTTTTATGGACATCAATGATTATGAACAAATCCCGGTTTCCAAAGATTATGTGGAAGACATCCTTCCTTTCATGAAAGAAGAAACACCGGTAGAAGTTTCATTTTACAATGACAAACCAATTGGAGTAACACCTCCTAACTTTGCTATCTTGGAAGTGACGTATGCTGAAGATGGATTAAAGGGCGATACGACTGGTCTTGCTCTCAAACGAGTGACTGTGGAAACCGGTGGTGAAGTCCAAGTTCCCATCTTCATCAAACAAGGTGATACTGTCAAAATCGATTTACGAGATTTGTCATACGTGGAGCGCGTAAATAAATAG
- the msrB gene encoding peptide-methionine (R)-S-oxide reductase MsrB, protein MKRNIVVSFFSVIVLSMFTPFCCSPTTSEKTNKPEKPELRKKLTDLQYRVTQEDDTEPAFQNEYWNNHEEGIYVDIVSKEPLFSSKDKFESGTGWPSFTKPLVQSNVVEIEDHSYGMSRTEVRSKKGDSHLGHVFDDGPKPTGKRYCINSASMEFIPKSKLKERGYENFLSEFKK, encoded by the coding sequence ATGAAACGAAATATAGTTGTTTCTTTTTTCTCTGTCATAGTTTTATCTATGTTCACTCCCTTTTGTTGTTCTCCAACGACATCGGAAAAAACAAATAAACCCGAAAAACCAGAATTACGAAAAAAACTCACTGATCTTCAATACCGTGTAACACAAGAAGACGATACTGAACCTGCTTTCCAAAATGAATATTGGAACAACCATGAAGAGGGGATCTACGTCGACATCGTTTCTAAAGAGCCACTTTTTAGTTCCAAAGACAAATTTGAATCTGGGACAGGTTGGCCAAGTTTTACAAAACCCTTGGTGCAATCCAATGTTGTGGAAATCGAAGACCACTCATATGGGATGAGCCGAACAGAAGTTAGGTCAAAAAAAGGGGACTCACATTTGGGTCATGTCTTTGATGATGGTCCAAAACCCACTGGTAAACGGTATTGTATAAATTCAGCTTCCATGGAGTTCATTCCCAAATCCAAACTGAAGGAAAGAGGGTATGAAAACTTTTTATCTGAATTTAAAAAATAA
- a CDS encoding SAM-dependent methyltransferase, protein MNFTDSNKKEESSSFSINSLLEKDIFPDWLIRFRIRQLLDLRIKQERKENATAQLQHKMNYVNSLKDSPIAVHTDAANEQHYEVPSDFFTYVMGPRMKYSSGYWPTLDTTFAESEEEMLRITVERAEIKNGMRVLDLGCGWGSISLYVAEKFPKCKVTGVSNSRTQKEFIDKRAKERGLKNLTIITKDMNEFTTKDKFDRIVSVEMLEHMKNYEKLFEKLSKFLVADGKFFVHIFTHKEFAYPFEVIDETDWMAKYFFTGGQMPSDDLFLYFQKDFLIENHWVVNGTHYARTSEAWYENMIQNKDKLLPILASTYGEKEKTKWFVYWKVFFLACAELWGYRNGEEWFVSHYLFRKR, encoded by the coding sequence ATGAATTTCACAGATTCTAACAAAAAGGAAGAGTCTTCCTCTTTTAGTATCAACTCACTTTTAGAAAAGGATATTTTCCCGGATTGGCTCATTCGTTTTCGTATCCGCCAGTTGCTCGACCTTCGCATCAAACAAGAGCGAAAAGAAAATGCAACAGCACAGCTTCAACATAAAATGAACTATGTGAACTCACTCAAAGACTCACCGATTGCGGTTCATACCGATGCCGCAAACGAACAACACTATGAAGTCCCAAGTGATTTTTTCACCTATGTGATGGGACCAAGGATGAAATACTCTTCTGGGTATTGGCCAACACTGGATACAACGTTTGCTGAATCCGAAGAAGAGATGTTACGGATCACAGTAGAACGAGCAGAAATTAAAAATGGTATGCGAGTCCTTGATCTTGGTTGTGGTTGGGGTAGTATCTCTCTTTACGTTGCCGAAAAATTTCCAAAATGTAAAGTCACTGGAGTTTCCAATTCCCGTACCCAAAAAGAATTCATCGACAAACGAGCCAAAGAAAGGGGACTAAAAAACCTCACCATCATCACAAAGGACATGAATGAATTCACTACGAAAGATAAATTCGATCGCATTGTGTCAGTGGAAATGTTGGAACATATGAAAAACTACGAAAAACTCTTTGAGAAGTTATCTAAGTTTTTAGTCGCTGATGGAAAGTTTTTTGTGCATATCTTCACGCATAAAGAATTTGCATACCCGTTTGAAGTGATTGATGAAACAGATTGGATGGCAAAGTATTTTTTCACTGGTGGTCAAATGCCATCGGATGATTTGTTTTTGTATTTCCAAAAAGATTTCCTCATTGAAAACCACTGGGTTGTCAACGGTACTCATTATGCAAGGACAAGTGAAGCTTGGTATGAGAATATGATTCAAAACAAGGATAAACTTTTGCCTATCCTTGCGAGTACTTACGGCGAAAAAGAAAAAACCAAATGGTTTGTCTATTGGAAAGTTTTCTTTCTCGCCTGTGCTGAGTTATGGGGTTATCGTAACGGAGAAGAGTGGTTTGTGAGCCACTACTTGTTCCGAAAACGCTGA
- a CDS encoding DEAD/DEAH box helicase, which yields MTKNDTEVGNDFQSFGLRPEILQGITEAGFESPSPIQKQAIPLVLEGKDLIAQAQTGTGKTAAYGLPCLNRINVEDGMQVLVLTPTRELALQVSDELYKLGKHLGIKTTTIYGGSSYSKQITQVAKGAQVAVATPGRLLDLLKGKELKNFKPSMVILDEADEMLDMGFMDDIESIFNLLPTKRQTLLFSATMPEPIKKLASKYQTHPAHVKIAATEKSSKNIEQVYYVIDEAEREIAVVRILDYENPYKAIIFTKTKKEADDLKATLGFKGYPVEALHGDLNQKQREQVLKSLHDGRVKILVATDVAARGLDVKDLSLVINYHLPFDSESYTHRIGRTGRAGKSGKAVTLVTTRESRALLRLKGTSGTQLTIAALPTKKEVLARREEDFLNKVVESEIHADAEEVLEKLLKLDDKRSVALKLLSNMLDKTKISGPEKIGKTPAEWSEMPPGGGSSGRRRRDDGGGSSGGGRGGYRGGRSNSDRSERGERSDRGERKERGGESSRRSTSTPSSKKEGGVYVKAAGKKTQRFRNK from the coding sequence ATGACTAAGAATGACACCGAAGTTGGAAATGACTTCCAATCCTTCGGATTACGTCCTGAAATACTACAAGGAATCACTGAAGCAGGCTTCGAATCACCAAGCCCTATCCAAAAACAAGCGATTCCGCTCGTATTGGAAGGAAAAGATTTAATCGCACAAGCGCAGACCGGTACCGGAAAAACTGCAGCTTACGGACTCCCCTGTTTGAACCGAATCAATGTGGAAGATGGCATGCAAGTGCTTGTCCTCACACCCACTCGGGAACTTGCATTGCAAGTATCAGATGAATTGTACAAACTGGGAAAACATTTAGGAATCAAAACCACTACGATTTACGGTGGAAGTTCCTATTCTAAACAAATCACTCAAGTGGCAAAAGGTGCCCAAGTTGCTGTGGCAACTCCTGGCAGACTCCTTGACCTATTAAAGGGTAAGGAACTTAAAAATTTCAAACCATCCATGGTGATTTTAGACGAAGCAGATGAAATGCTTGATATGGGATTTATGGATGATATCGAATCCATCTTTAACTTACTTCCCACTAAACGCCAAACATTATTATTTTCTGCAACAATGCCCGAACCAATTAAAAAATTGGCGAGTAAATACCAAACACACCCAGCTCATGTGAAGATTGCGGCAACGGAAAAATCTTCTAAGAACATCGAACAAGTGTACTACGTGATCGATGAAGCAGAACGTGAAATCGCTGTTGTGCGAATTTTGGATTATGAAAACCCATACAAGGCTATCATCTTCACAAAAACAAAAAAAGAAGCAGATGATCTAAAAGCAACCCTTGGGTTCAAAGGATATCCGGTAGAAGCTCTTCATGGAGACCTAAACCAAAAACAAAGAGAACAAGTGTTAAAAAGCCTACATGATGGCCGAGTCAAAATCCTTGTGGCAACTGATGTTGCCGCGCGTGGACTTGATGTAAAAGATTTGTCTCTTGTGATCAACTACCACCTTCCTTTTGATAGCGAAAGTTATACGCACCGAATTGGTCGTACTGGCCGCGCTGGTAAATCGGGAAAAGCTGTGACCCTTGTAACAACAAGAGAATCACGAGCCCTTCTACGACTCAAAGGAACTTCTGGAACACAACTTACGATTGCAGCCCTCCCAACCAAAAAGGAAGTGTTGGCACGTAGAGAAGAAGACTTTTTAAACAAGGTAGTGGAATCAGAAATCCATGCTGATGCGGAAGAAGTATTGGAAAAACTTTTGAAGTTAGACGACAAACGTTCTGTCGCTTTGAAACTCCTTTCCAATATGCTTGATAAAACGAAAATCAGTGGTCCTGAAAAAATTGGAAAAACCCCAGCCGAATGGAGCGAAATGCCTCCAGGTGGCGGATCCAGTGGCAGACGCCGTCGTGATGATGGAGGTGGTTCCAGTGGTGGAGGACGCGGTGGTTACCGTGGCGGAAGGTCGAATAGTGATCGCAGCGAAAGAGGCGAACGCAGTGACCGTGGGGAACGAAAAGAACGTGGTGGCGAAAGTAGCCGCCGTTCTACGAGCACCCCATCTTCTAAAAAAGAAGGTGGAGTGTATGTGAAAGCGGCGGGGAAAAAAACTCAGCGTTTTCGGAACAAGTAG
- a CDS encoding magnesium transporter CorA family protein has translation MPALFNYILTPSSKEEVLLDTPLPLSHKHPKHWIHITAENEEKLTFLFQKHNIHQLTIEDILNPNSRIKLEKFPNYIFFIFRGFHYERNQLTLKNFNFILTPNQIISLTLDYRDSIGNMIEDWKTNNKVLSKGYEFIVHKILDIETDHTLAITQKIEERIDHFEDQIFSNAKSLDISNVYSLRSSLLSIKKGMLQNKEVLEDLEKIKNSFFSDEADAFFRDVRDHSIRILELVDSNIESISSALEAHIAISTRKTNEIMKILTIMTAIMLPMSLVAGIYGMNFRHMPTLEWEYGFVSAISAMGLLGLLMLVYFRIKRWY, from the coding sequence ATGCCTGCTTTATTTAATTATATCTTAACTCCTTCCTCAAAAGAAGAAGTATTATTAGATACTCCACTCCCTCTTTCTCATAAACATCCAAAACATTGGATCCATATCACTGCGGAAAACGAAGAAAAACTTACCTTTTTGTTCCAAAAACACAATATCCACCAATTAACAATTGAAGATATTTTAAACCCTAATAGCCGGATCAAATTAGAAAAATTCCCCAATTATATATTTTTTATTTTCAGAGGATTCCATTATGAAAGAAACCAACTGACTTTAAAAAATTTCAACTTTATCTTAACTCCAAATCAAATCATCTCACTCACGTTAGATTACAGAGATAGTATCGGGAATATGATTGAAGATTGGAAAACTAACAACAAAGTACTATCGAAAGGATACGAATTTATCGTACATAAAATTTTAGATATTGAAACAGATCATACATTAGCAATCACACAAAAAATCGAGGAAAGAATCGATCATTTTGAAGATCAAATTTTTAGTAATGCCAAATCTCTTGATATCAGTAATGTTTATAGCCTTAGATCTAGTTTACTTTCAATCAAAAAAGGAATGTTACAAAATAAAGAAGTATTGGAAGATTTAGAAAAAATCAAAAATAGTTTTTTTAGTGATGAAGCTGATGCATTCTTTCGCGATGTGAGAGACCATTCAATTCGAATTTTGGAACTTGTAGATAGCAATATTGAATCAATCTCATCGGCACTTGAAGCTCATATCGCCATTTCCACAAGAAAAACCAATGAAATTATGAAAATCCTTACCATCATGACAGCCATCATGTTACCGATGTCACTTGTCGCAGGTATTTATGGAATGAATTTTAGGCACATGCCAACATTAGAATGGGAATATGGTTTTGTTTCAGCCATTAGCGCCATGGGGCTACTCGGCTTGTTAATGTTAGTTTATTTTCGAATCAAACGTTGGTATTAA
- the mtnB gene encoding methylthioribulose 1-phosphate dehydratase, which yields MDLMTSLQEITKLSHLYYERQWMYATAGNLSVRDRSSWEQFWITASGKHKGELKETDFVSVSVADGTLVSAKEGLKPSAETSIHQVLYSQMPDVGSCLHVHTLDSNLLEFGVEKTEGYRDIPIPPIEMIKAFGIWDEKPSLTMPVFYNHTHVPTIANEIKRYFVTEGIPKVPFLLIEGHGPTVWGKSIAEANKHLEAVHFLLQVMARRV from the coding sequence TTGGATTTGATGACTTCCTTACAGGAAATTACCAAACTTTCTCATCTTTATTATGAACGGCAGTGGATGTATGCTACTGCCGGAAACCTTTCTGTCCGTGATCGTTCTTCATGGGAACAATTTTGGATCACAGCTTCCGGCAAACACAAAGGGGAACTGAAAGAAACCGATTTTGTATCTGTTTCGGTTGCGGACGGTACACTTGTAAGTGCCAAGGAAGGGTTAAAACCTTCTGCAGAAACAAGCATCCACCAAGTATTATACTCTCAAATGCCAGATGTAGGATCTTGTCTCCATGTCCATACATTAGATTCCAACTTACTCGAGTTTGGTGTTGAGAAAACGGAAGGGTATCGTGATATCCCGATCCCTCCAATTGAAATGATCAAAGCGTTTGGAATTTGGGATGAAAAACCAAGTCTTACAATGCCTGTGTTTTATAACCACACCCATGTGCCAACCATCGCCAATGAAATTAAACGTTACTTTGTGACAGAGGGAATTCCGAAAGTTCCCTTCCTTCTCATTGAAGGGCATGGTCCAACTGTTTGGGGGAAAAGTATCGCCGAAGCAAACAAACATTTGGAAGCGGTTCATTTTCTTTTACAAGTGATGGCTCGTCGGGTATGA
- a CDS encoding hybrid sensor histidine kinase/response regulator, whose amino-acid sequence MQIAPLPKNEAARLSALKGLEILDTPEEEMFDEITKLASMICDAPISLVSLIDETRQWFKSHHGLRARETPRSLAFCSHAILGDELFVVPNAKRDNRFKNNPLVNGDPHVIFYAGIPLALDDQIKLGTLCVIDNKPRELNEEQLQMLRLLGKQTVRLLQMRKDRDKLEIEKKSAERATAAKRDFIAAISHDIRNPLNSLLGMSEMIKDQPIPELVHTYVEHIQNAGEVILNLVNDTIELSRLEESASVLNNEWFNLNQCLAVYNNFFVQETKRKKIEFQLKNEISETVFLLSDKRKLEKIIWNLTANAVKFTIQGSVICHVLLETKADEHAILNIQIKDTGPGISPEIKDRIFQKYNEFVPEGCEISGSGLGLSIVKLSLEEMGGDIQVNSVLGKGSSFQVKIPVVWKREELSSELAKTNSKKDTNLPIFLNRKTVLIADDNELNRKVLKNYLRPLPFDIVETNNGIEAERILQSENYDIAFLDIEMPGKHGTEIAKAISSKTDHPVLIACTGLCMPEEKQHILSSGFEYFMPKPYLKEELYSHLTEIAKKHP is encoded by the coding sequence ATGCAGATCGCTCCACTCCCAAAAAACGAGGCCGCAAGACTTTCCGCGCTGAAAGGATTGGAAATTCTCGACACTCCCGAAGAGGAAATGTTCGATGAAATCACTAAACTTGCATCGATGATCTGCGATGCACCGATTTCGCTTGTGAGTCTCATCGATGAAACGAGGCAATGGTTCAAATCCCATCATGGACTGAGAGCGAGGGAAACACCAAGGTCTCTAGCCTTTTGTTCCCATGCAATTTTGGGAGACGAGTTGTTTGTAGTTCCTAATGCCAAACGTGACAATCGTTTCAAAAACAACCCTCTTGTGAACGGAGACCCTCATGTGATTTTTTACGCAGGAATTCCGCTCGCCTTAGATGACCAAATCAAACTTGGAACCCTTTGTGTGATTGATAACAAACCAAGGGAATTGAACGAAGAACAATTACAAATGTTACGTTTACTTGGAAAACAAACCGTACGTTTACTCCAAATGCGAAAAGACCGCGACAAATTGGAAATAGAAAAAAAATCAGCTGAAAGAGCCACTGCTGCCAAAAGAGATTTTATTGCGGCCATTAGCCACGACATTCGTAATCCCCTAAATTCACTCCTTGGAATGTCAGAAATGATTAAGGACCAACCCATTCCTGAATTAGTTCATACCTATGTAGAACATATCCAAAACGCGGGGGAAGTGATTTTGAATTTGGTGAATGATACCATTGAACTTTCCCGTTTAGAAGAAAGTGCATCAGTTCTCAATAATGAATGGTTTAACTTGAACCAATGTTTGGCGGTATACAATAATTTTTTTGTGCAAGAAACCAAACGGAAAAAAATTGAATTCCAATTAAAAAATGAAATCTCAGAAACTGTTTTTTTACTTTCAGACAAACGAAAACTAGAAAAGATCATTTGGAATTTAACGGCAAATGCAGTAAAATTCACAATCCAAGGTTCTGTGATTTGCCATGTATTGTTAGAAACGAAAGCAGATGAACATGCAATTCTAAACATTCAAATCAAAGACACAGGTCCTGGCATTTCCCCTGAGATCAAAGACCGTATCTTCCAGAAGTACAATGAATTTGTTCCAGAAGGTTGTGAAATATCTGGATCAGGTCTTGGGTTATCGATCGTCAAACTTTCGTTAGAAGAAATGGGTGGAGACATCCAAGTCAATTCTGTATTAGGGAAAGGGAGTTCTTTCCAAGTGAAAATTCCTGTCGTTTGGAAACGTGAAGAATTATCTTCAGAGCTAGCAAAAACAAATTCCAAAAAAGATACAAACCTACCTATTTTTTTGAACCGCAAAACAGTCTTGATTGCTGATGATAATGAATTGAACCGCAAAGTTCTAAAAAATTACTTACGACCTCTACCTTTCGATATCGTCGAAACAAATAATGGGATCGAAGCAGAAAGGATTCTCCAATCAGAAAATTATGATATTGCCTTTCTTGACATTGAGATGCCAGGGAAACATGGAACTGAAATTGCAAAAGCCATCTCCTCTAAAACGGATCACCCAGTTCTCATAGCATGTACGGGACTCTGTATGCCTGAAGAGAAACAACACATTCTCAGTTCGGGATTTGAGTATTTTATGCCCAAGCCGTATTTAAAAGAGGAACTCTACTCCCATTTAACCGAAATCGCAAAAAAACACCCATGA
- a CDS encoding DUF1295 domain-containing protein produces MDNILVPYLTAVIFTFCFMTLMWFWGKTRDNYAVIDVGWGLVIAGIATVLALFGTGNWYAKFAVLIPVWVWAIRLSGFLYFTRIRTNHPEDKRYAGFRKDYGDKVHSKMFTNVFLLQGALALLLSFPFYFASHWNLFPNVGLLGSNGTLMVWIGWILFGLGIVGETIADKDLHKFLSNPANKGKVCNIGLWKYTRHPNYFFEWVIWLGIGVIPIFSAPEALGSLFTPVFMFVLLRFVSGVPFAEKYSLQSKGDLFREYMRTTNAFFPWFPKQ; encoded by the coding sequence TTGGACAATATTTTAGTTCCGTATTTAACGGCTGTTATTTTTACTTTTTGTTTTATGACCCTTATGTGGTTTTGGGGAAAAACCCGAGACAATTATGCCGTGATCGATGTGGGTTGGGGGCTTGTGATTGCGGGAATTGCCACAGTGCTTGCTTTATTTGGAACGGGCAATTGGTATGCAAAGTTTGCAGTCCTCATTCCTGTTTGGGTTTGGGCCATTCGGTTATCTGGTTTTCTTTACTTCACACGCATTCGTACCAATCATCCAGAAGACAAACGTTATGCTGGATTTCGCAAAGACTATGGTGACAAAGTGCACTCAAAAATGTTCACCAATGTTTTCCTTTTACAAGGGGCACTTGCACTTCTATTATCCTTTCCATTTTACTTTGCATCCCATTGGAATTTATTCCCCAATGTTGGGCTTTTGGGTTCTAATGGAACTCTTATGGTATGGATTGGTTGGATTTTGTTTGGGCTCGGCATAGTGGGTGAAACCATTGCGGACAAGGACTTACATAAATTTCTGTCTAACCCAGCAAACAAAGGTAAGGTGTGCAATATTGGCCTTTGGAAGTACACAAGGCACCCCAATTACTTTTTTGAATGGGTGATTTGGTTAGGGATCGGTGTGATCCCGATCTTTTCAGCACCCGAAGCATTGGGATCTCTGTTTACCCCTGTTTTTATGTTTGTATTGTTACGATTTGTATCGGGTGTTCCTTTTGCTGAAAAATACTCACTCCAGTCGAAAGGGGATTTGTTCCGCGAATACATGCGCACCACAAACGCATTTTTCCCTTGGTTTCCAAAACAATAA
- a CDS encoding SDR family NAD(P)-dependent oxidoreductase, whose amino-acid sequence MEIKESIVLVTGGSGGIGREIVRTLVLSGFSVWNLDKVRPKEPILQETYREVDLSETPFVVERSLSKIIMESSDMGELYGIVHTAGFGGPYHPITEVSIEEWESIFRINLTSLYLLSKVVLPIFKKLKFGRMVAIASSLSIVGSGNSVAYSASKHGLVGFIKSIADEWGKFGITANAVSPGYVDTSMGIQEDQVPDHKTKIINQTPVKRIAEPSEIARVVNFLLQKESGYITGSNWTVDGGITAI is encoded by the coding sequence ATGGAAATCAAGGAATCGATTGTTCTCGTGACAGGCGGCAGCGGAGGGATAGGACGGGAAATCGTAAGAACCCTTGTCCTTTCGGGGTTTTCCGTTTGGAATCTTGATAAAGTACGACCCAAAGAACCCATTCTACAAGAAACCTACCGAGAAGTGGACCTTTCCGAAACACCTTTTGTCGTCGAAAGGAGTTTATCCAAAATCATCATGGAATCTTCCGATATGGGTGAATTGTATGGAATTGTTCATACAGCTGGGTTTGGTGGCCCCTATCATCCCATCACTGAGGTTTCGATTGAAGAGTGGGAGTCCATTTTTCGGATCAACCTTACAAGTCTTTATTTACTCTCAAAAGTTGTATTACCAATTTTTAAAAAACTTAAATTCGGTAGGATGGTTGCAATCGCATCTTCATTGTCCATCGTTGGTTCTGGGAATTCAGTTGCTTATTCAGCCTCAAAACATGGGTTAGTTGGATTTATCAAATCAATCGCTGATGAGTGGGGTAAGTTTGGAATCACAGCCAATGCAGTGAGTCCAGGATATGTTGACACAAGTATGGGGATCCAAGAGGACCAAGTTCCTGATCATAAAACAAAAATCATCAACCAAACTCCCGTTAAACGAATTGCAGAACCTTCGGAAATTGCCCGTGTAGTGAATTTCCTTTTGCAAAAGGAATCAGGATACATCACAGGATCAAATTGGACTGTTGATGGTGGAATCACTGCCATTTAA
- a CDS encoding SDR family oxidoreductase: MTKKKHVHIFGIGSGIGEGLYNRFLADKSASLFGFSRKGKLPLSHFSNGEAGAFQFDATDQKDLRSFEHSLTSLFGHHILPTSPFYNRPDLVVYFALGDGIFGPIDLLKKKELESHFELNVHSLILLSKYYSQHLPFFTNATFVFLGSTAGKQGFPESVAYCASKHAVLGIARALREEWKPFGTKVVHVSLGAVATEIWDTRPEFDKNEMVSVSDISEYLWCISQLPKSIFVDDLSITPKKGIL, translated from the coding sequence ATGACAAAAAAAAAACATGTCCATATTTTTGGAATTGGTTCTGGGATCGGTGAGGGTCTTTACAATCGATTCTTAGCAGACAAGTCTGCATCCCTTTTTGGATTCTCAAGAAAAGGGAAACTCCCTCTTAGTCATTTTTCGAATGGTGAAGCGGGGGCGTTCCAATTTGATGCCACAGACCAAAAAGACTTACGGTCCTTCGAACATTCTCTTACTAGTTTGTTTGGTCATCATATCCTTCCCACGTCACCATTTTACAATCGACCTGATCTTGTTGTCTACTTTGCCTTAGGGGATGGAATTTTTGGACCCATTGATCTGTTAAAAAAAAAAGAATTAGAATCCCATTTTGAGCTCAATGTCCATTCACTCATTTTGTTATCGAAGTATTATTCTCAACATCTCCCATTCTTCACAAATGCAACCTTTGTGTTTTTAGGTTCCACGGCCGGCAAACAAGGTTTCCCTGAATCGGTTGCCTACTGTGCTTCCAAACATGCCGTACTTGGGATTGCCAGGGCCCTTCGGGAAGAATGGAAACCCTTTGGGACAAAAGTGGTTCATGTGAGTCTTGGGGCCGTTGCCACCGAGATTTGGGACACGAGACCTGAATTTGACAAGAATGAGATGGTTTCAGTTTCGGACATTTCCGAGTATTTGTGGTGTATTTCGCAGTTGCCAAAATCAATCTTTGTGGATGACTTATCCATTACCCCAAAAAAAGGAATTTTGTAA
- a CDS encoding KamA family radical SAM protein produces the protein MTWSDWKWQLQNRITTLVDLESEISLTEEEKESFPKAYEQFQFAVTPYYLARVDKSNPDCPIRKQILPRAGELIRKPNETEDPLAEEIHMPVKGVTHRYPDRAIWYISHVCAVYCRFCTRKRKVSTPEETPNRNEWEKALEYFRNQTKLREVILSGGDPLTLSDSSLEYLLRELKQIPHLNQIRIHTRYPVTMPMRLTESLNSVFSKYFPLYMVTHFNHPNEISEETKFYVSRMIREGHVSVFNQSVLLSGINDDANILSELNYKLISIGIKPYYLHQCDEVFGSTDFVVPLEKGIEIYRKLRGYHSGITIPSYVKDLTGGGGKVLLSPEYLQKKTEKGYLFQNYLGDEYEVGH, from the coding sequence ATGACTTGGTCCGATTGGAAATGGCAATTACAAAATCGCATCACTACCTTAGTGGATTTAGAATCTGAAATCTCTCTGACAGAGGAAGAGAAAGAGTCTTTTCCGAAAGCGTATGAACAATTCCAGTTTGCAGTGACTCCCTATTATTTGGCTAGGGTGGACAAATCAAATCCCGATTGTCCCATCCGCAAACAAATCCTTCCACGGGCAGGAGAACTCATCCGTAAACCCAACGAAACTGAGGACCCTCTCGCTGAAGAAATCCATATGCCCGTAAAAGGTGTGACCCACCGATACCCTGACCGCGCCATCTGGTACATCTCTCATGTTTGTGCTGTGTATTGTCGTTTTTGTACGAGAAAACGAAAGGTTTCCACACCTGAAGAAACTCCCAACCGAAATGAATGGGAAAAGGCTTTGGAATACTTTCGAAACCAAACCAAACTCCGTGAAGTGATTTTGTCTGGCGGCGATCCACTCACACTTTCTGATTCCTCCTTAGAGTATCTATTAAGGGAACTGAAACAAATTCCCCATCTGAACCAAATCCGAATCCACACCCGTTACCCTGTGACAATGCCCATGCGTTTAACAGAAAGTTTGAATTCCGTTTTTTCTAAATACTTCCCACTCTACATGGTCACTCATTTCAACCATCCCAATGAAATTTCGGAGGAAACAAAATTCTATGTTTCACGGATGATAAGAGAAGGTCATGTATCCGTTTTTAACCAATCAGTTTTACTTTCTGGGATCAATGATGATGCGAACATTTTATCAGAGTTAAATTACAAACTGATCTCCATCGGAATCAAACCTTATTACCTCCACCAATGTGATGAAGTATTTGGGAGTACAGATTTTGTAGTCCCTTTAGAAAAAGGAATTGAGATCTACCGCAAACTCAGAGGTTACCACTCAGGCATCACGATCCCTAGTTATGTCAAAGACCTAACAGGTGGAGGCGGTAAAGTTTTACTTTCTCCCGAGTATTTACAGAAAAAAACAGAAAAAGGGTATCTCTTTCAAAATTATTTAGGAGACGAATATGAAGTGGGCCACTAA